Proteins encoded by one window of Lutibacter sp. A64:
- a CDS encoding sulfatase family protein, with amino-acid sequence MKLIVSIIAVFLSCSLNVFGQVNQSKPNVIIIFTDDQGYQDVGVFGSPLIKTPNLDKMASEGIKFTDFYAASSVCSPSRAALLTGSYPPRVGVPKVLWPNLPGGLNNQELTIADMLKTKGYKTACIGKWHLGDEAQYLPTAQGFDSYYGIPFSNDMSVNPSSKVSKDIVFREGMSIDSLREKKWRGKRVPLMRQDEVIEYPVDQTTLTQRYTKEAVNFIKENKDEPFFLYVAQTMPHVPLYASSKFKGKSARGLYGDVIEEIDWSVGEILKTLESLGLGENTLVVFTSDNGPWNLDNGNGGSALPLRGHKFETLEGGMRVPMIAQWKGKIKAGSVIEEVASTIDLLPTIAYLTDAELSEKPIDGKNIWTLLSGDEKAKSPHSKSGFYYYKENTLEAVRQGDWKLRITKDCVALYNLKDDISENNNVAAAHPKIVKKLQKMMKKFDADLKENQHKYN; translated from the coding sequence ATGAAATTAATAGTAAGTATTATAGCTGTTTTTTTGAGTTGTAGTTTAAATGTATTTGGACAAGTAAATCAATCCAAGCCTAATGTAATTATCATTTTTACAGATGATCAAGGTTATCAAGATGTTGGCGTGTTTGGTTCGCCCTTAATTAAAACTCCAAACTTAGATAAAATGGCATCCGAAGGTATAAAGTTTACCGATTTTTATGCAGCTTCTTCAGTATGCTCGCCTTCACGTGCAGCATTATTAACAGGTTCTTATCCACCCAGAGTTGGTGTGCCAAAAGTGTTGTGGCCAAATTTACCGGGAGGTTTAAATAACCAAGAGCTTACTATTGCCGATATGCTAAAAACAAAAGGCTATAAAACTGCGTGTATTGGAAAATGGCATCTTGGAGATGAAGCTCAATATTTACCAACAGCACAAGGTTTCGATTCTTATTATGGAATTCCATTTAGTAACGATATGTCTGTTAACCCAAGTTCAAAAGTTTCAAAAGATATTGTTTTTAGAGAAGGAATGTCAATCGACAGTCTTCGTGAAAAAAAATGGCGCGGAAAAAGGGTGCCTTTAATGAGGCAGGATGAAGTTATAGAATATCCAGTGGATCAAACAACATTAACACAAAGATATACAAAAGAAGCTGTTAATTTTATTAAAGAAAATAAAGATGAACCGTTTTTTTTATATGTAGCGCAAACAATGCCACATGTACCATTGTACGCTTCTTCAAAATTTAAAGGAAAAAGTGCTAGAGGTTTATATGGAGATGTTATTGAAGAAATTGATTGGAGCGTAGGCGAAATTTTAAAAACATTAGAGTCTTTAGGATTAGGCGAAAACACATTGGTGGTTTTCACCTCAGACAACGGTCCTTGGAATTTAGATAATGGAAATGGTGGTAGTGCTTTGCCTTTAAGAGGGCATAAATTTGAAACCTTAGAAGGAGGAATGCGTGTGCCAATGATTGCTCAGTGGAAAGGTAAAATAAAAGCTGGGAGTGTTATTGAAGAGGTCGCTTCAACTATAGATTTATTGCCAACTATTGCTTATTTAACAGATGCAGAACTTTCTGAAAAACCAATTGATGGTAAAAATATTTGGACATTGCTTTCTGGAGATGAAAAGGCAAAATCACCACATAGTAAAAGCGGATTTTATTATTATAAAGAAAATACGCTAGAGGCTGTAAGACAAGGTGATTGGAAATTACGTATTACTAAAGATTGTGTAGCATTGTATAATCTTAAAGATGATATTTCTGAAAATAATAATGTAGCGGCAGCACATCCTAAAATTGTGAAAAAACTACAAAAAATGATGAAAAAATTTGATGCAGATTTAAAAGAAAACCAGCACAAGTATAACTAG
- a CDS encoding SGNH/GDSL hydrolase family protein, with the protein MERREFVKYLGAMSIYIGATSCGVINIFGEQYNEEVCQRAWDNLRKLKSPAFKYVNPKKELLNVLIYGDSISIGYTPIVRVTLSEKANVFRIYANGESSDKFISYVEKMKKTMFQPSLKGGWNFEWDVIHFNVGLHDLKYLSAGKLDKKNGEVVNNIEEYKTNLDKICTYLTEEYPKAKLIFATTTAVPRGANGRFVGDSVKYNKAAKEVVARYPSILINDLYGFTKPNSSKWYVKPGNVHYNNLGKTEQGKHVAKVIAENL; encoded by the coding sequence ATGGAAAGAAGAGAGTTTGTAAAATATTTAGGGGCAATGTCTATTTATATTGGAGCAACTTCTTGTGGGGTAATAAATATTTTTGGTGAGCAATATAATGAAGAAGTTTGCCAGAGAGCCTGGGATAATTTACGTAAATTAAAAAGCCCAGCTTTTAAATATGTAAACCCTAAAAAAGAGCTTCTAAATGTTTTAATTTATGGAGATTCTATTTCTATTGGATATACACCAATTGTAAGAGTAACATTATCAGAAAAAGCGAATGTATTTCGGATATATGCAAACGGAGAATCAAGTGATAAGTTTATTTCTTATGTTGAAAAAATGAAGAAAACCATGTTTCAACCATCTTTAAAAGGTGGTTGGAATTTTGAATGGGATGTAATTCATTTTAATGTTGGTTTACATGATTTAAAATATTTATCAGCAGGAAAACTTGATAAGAAAAATGGCGAAGTAGTTAACAATATAGAAGAGTATAAAACGAATTTAGATAAGATTTGTACCTATTTAACTGAAGAATATCCGAAAGCTAAATTAATTTTTGCAACTACAACAGCTGTTCCTAGAGGCGCTAATGGTAGGTTTGTTGGAGATAGTGTAAAATATAATAAAGCAGCAAAAGAAGTTGTTGCTAGGTACCCTTCAATATTAATTAATGATTTATATGGCTTTACCAAACCAAATTCATCTAAATGGTATGTAAAACCAGGAAATGTTCATTATAATAATTTAGGGAAAACGGAACAGGGAAAACACGTAGCAAAAGTTATAGCTGAAAATTTATAA
- a CDS encoding glycoside hydrolase family 30 protein: MKIFKSCMLFTIIVALSACESQPKVTWVSSTDTDVWVNKTYNQQENTSNAVININVDVTKQEQEITGFGGCFNELGWEALNVVSPEEKQQILNDLFSQEDGCKFSLFRMPIGANDYAVDWYSHNETPEDFEMVNFSIDRDKKRLIPYIKEAQKINPDIAIWASPWCPPSWMKHSKHYACKSNPKFNDLPIEFSSTEELVSRFIMESKYLESYALYFSKFVQAYKAEGIDISAVHVQNEYNSAQNFPSCVWKPQDLGIFIADYLGPKFKSENIDSEIWLGTVERPQIERVSDILEYKNTKDYVKGVGFQWAGKGAIEAVHAKYPEMELMQTETECGDGSNDWKAAEYTFNLMKHYFENGANSYMYWNMVLDETGKSQWGWKQNSMISIDRTSKAITYNPEFYLMKHLSAFVKPGAVKLATTGDTDNAIVFYNEAENEVVVLAYNNAEENNELKLNVNNQEINALLDAKSFNSIAISL; the protein is encoded by the coding sequence ATGAAAATTTTTAAGAGCTGTATGTTATTTACAATTATTGTTGCTCTTTCAGCTTGTGAAAGTCAACCAAAAGTTACTTGGGTAAGTAGTACAGATACCGATGTTTGGGTAAATAAAACATACAATCAACAAGAAAATACATCTAATGCTGTTATTAATATTAACGTAGATGTTACAAAACAAGAGCAAGAAATAACTGGTTTTGGAGGTTGTTTTAACGAGTTAGGTTGGGAAGCTTTAAATGTGGTTTCTCCTGAAGAAAAACAACAAATTTTAAACGATTTATTCAGTCAAGAAGATGGGTGTAAATTCAGTCTTTTTAGAATGCCAATTGGAGCTAATGATTATGCGGTAGATTGGTATAGCCATAATGAAACTCCAGAAGATTTTGAGATGGTTAATTTTTCTATAGATCGTGATAAAAAAAGACTAATTCCATATATTAAAGAAGCACAAAAAATAAATCCAGATATAGCAATTTGGGCTTCACCTTGGTGTCCGCCTTCTTGGATGAAGCATAGCAAACACTACGCCTGTAAGTCAAATCCAAAATTTAACGATTTACCTATAGAATTTAGTTCTACAGAAGAATTGGTTTCACGTTTTATTATGGAATCAAAATACTTAGAATCGTATGCGTTGTATTTTTCAAAATTTGTACAAGCGTATAAAGCAGAAGGTATAGATATTAGTGCAGTTCATGTTCAAAATGAGTATAATTCAGCGCAAAACTTTCCGTCTTGTGTTTGGAAACCACAAGATTTAGGAATTTTTATTGCCGATTATTTAGGTCCTAAGTTTAAATCAGAAAATATTGATAGTGAAATTTGGTTAGGTACTGTTGAGCGCCCACAAATAGAAAGAGTTTCTGATATATTAGAGTATAAAAACACAAAGGATTATGTAAAAGGTGTTGGTTTTCAATGGGCAGGAAAAGGAGCAATTGAAGCCGTACATGCAAAATATCCAGAAATGGAATTAATGCAAACAGAAACAGAATGTGGCGATGGTTCTAACGATTGGAAAGCTGCAGAGTACACATTTAATTTAATGAAACATTATTTCGAAAACGGAGCAAACTCATATATGTACTGGAATATGGTTTTAGATGAAACAGGAAAAAGTCAATGGGGTTGGAAACAAAACTCAATGATTTCTATAGACCGAACTAGTAAAGCCATTACTTATAATCCAGAGTTTTATTTAATGAAACATTTAAGTGCTTTTGTAAAACCAGGAGCTGTAAAATTAGCAACAACAGGAGATACTGATAATGCAATTGTTTTTTACAACGAAGCAGAAAATGAAGTTGTAGTTCTTGCTTATAACAATGCTGAAGAAAATAACGAGTTAAAATTAAATGTAAATAATCAAGAAATAAATGCCTTGTTAGATGCTAAATCTTTTAATTCAATAGCAATTAGTTTATAA
- a CDS encoding glycoside hydrolase family 3 protein: MRSSLKIGILGLFIVSTLAFTTKKDPPYKNPKLPVAERVNDLLGRMTLEEKFWQMFMIPGDLNIGKDKLKHGIFGFQISSKGLNDNAAEQIMDYGSTGTAANMAREINELQKYFLEETRLGIPIIPFNEALHGLARDGATIFPQAIALASTWDTDLVSEVAGAITKETSTRGIRQILSPVLNIARDVRWGRVEETYGEDPYLTTQMGISFISQFEKAGVITTPKHFVANVGAGGRDSYPISFNERLLEEIYFPAFKAVFQKAGARSVMTSYNSLDGTPCTSNEWLLRTKLKEEWGFNGFVISDAGATGGANVLHFTAANYAEATEDAVEAGLDVMFQTNYNHYPLFWEAYKNGMVDIKAIDEAVSRILTAKFELGLFENPYVDAKEAAIWNGHKTHRDLAKKAASKAMVLLKNENKILPIDASVNKIALIGYDVKKVRLGGYSGPGNNLVSMYKGVSNKIGEERIVYAPGVPLKEEKYSPVASTYLSTIAEGKKVEGLKADYFDNIKLSGQPKVGRVDKQIKFGWTLFSPHEDLAYDWFSVRWTGKLKAPKTGKFNIGIEGNDGYRMYLDGKLIIDNWQKQSYTTILKEFSFEEGKEYDIKIEFFESAGNAKFKLVWDAFIENNWEQQIAEAVEKVKKSDVAVVFAGIHEGEFQDRALLALPGHQEALIKAVAKTGKPTVVVLIGGSAITMANWINDVDGIIMAWYAGENGGNGFADILFGDENPAGRLPITFPVDEAQCPLYYNNKPTGRGDNYHNLTGQPLFPFGYGLSYTSFEYSNLEFSKNTIAANETVQITCTIKNKGDVAGDEVVQLYIRDELASVSRPIKELKGFKRINLKVGESKKVTFELGPEELSMLDKDLKRLVEAGDFRIMIGASSKDIRLRKILTVK; this comes from the coding sequence ATGAGAAGTAGTTTAAAAATTGGAATTTTAGGGCTATTTATAGTAAGTACACTTGCATTTACTACTAAAAAAGACCCACCATATAAAAACCCTAAATTACCAGTAGCTGAACGTGTAAATGATTTGCTTGGTAGAATGACTTTAGAAGAGAAATTCTGGCAAATGTTTATGATTCCGGGTGATTTAAACATAGGAAAAGATAAGTTAAAACATGGTATTTTTGGTTTTCAAATTTCTTCAAAAGGATTAAATGATAATGCAGCTGAGCAAATTATGGACTATGGTTCTACTGGAACAGCTGCTAATATGGCTAGAGAAATTAATGAGCTTCAAAAATATTTTTTAGAAGAAACACGTTTAGGTATTCCTATCATTCCTTTTAATGAGGCTTTGCATGGTTTAGCACGTGATGGAGCAACAATATTTCCTCAAGCAATCGCTTTAGCTTCAACGTGGGATACAGATTTAGTTAGTGAAGTAGCTGGTGCTATAACAAAAGAAACCAGTACAAGAGGTATTCGTCAAATATTATCTCCGGTATTAAATATTGCGCGTGATGTACGTTGGGGTCGTGTTGAAGAAACCTATGGAGAAGATCCTTATTTAACAACTCAAATGGGAATTTCATTTATTAGTCAATTCGAAAAAGCAGGTGTAATTACTACGCCTAAACATTTTGTGGCTAATGTAGGTGCAGGTGGTAGAGATAGTTACCCAATTAGTTTTAACGAACGCTTGTTAGAAGAAATTTATTTTCCTGCATTTAAAGCTGTTTTTCAAAAAGCAGGTGCACGTTCGGTAATGACATCTTATAACTCTTTAGATGGAACCCCTTGTACATCTAACGAATGGTTATTGCGCACTAAACTTAAAGAGGAATGGGGCTTTAATGGCTTTGTAATTTCTGATGCTGGTGCAACAGGTGGTGCAAATGTTTTGCATTTTACAGCAGCCAATTATGCCGAAGCAACAGAAGATGCTGTTGAAGCAGGGTTAGATGTTATGTTTCAAACCAACTACAATCATTACCCTTTATTTTGGGAGGCTTATAAAAATGGAATGGTTGATATTAAAGCTATTGATGAAGCTGTAAGCAGAATTTTAACGGCTAAATTTGAATTAGGATTATTTGAAAATCCATATGTTGACGCAAAAGAAGCAGCAATTTGGAACGGACATAAAACACACCGTGACTTGGCTAAAAAAGCAGCTTCTAAAGCAATGGTTTTATTAAAAAATGAAAATAAAATTTTGCCTATAGATGCATCAGTTAATAAAATTGCGCTTATTGGTTATGATGTGAAAAAGGTGAGATTGGGAGGTTATAGTGGACCAGGTAACAATCTTGTATCTATGTATAAAGGTGTTTCAAATAAAATTGGAGAAGAGCGTATTGTATATGCTCCAGGTGTTCCACTAAAAGAAGAAAAATACAGCCCGGTTGCATCAACTTATTTATCGACAATTGCTGAAGGTAAAAAAGTTGAAGGATTAAAAGCTGATTATTTTGATAATATAAAATTAAGCGGACAACCAAAAGTTGGACGAGTAGATAAGCAAATTAAATTTGGTTGGACACTTTTTTCACCACATGAAGATTTAGCTTATGATTGGTTTTCTGTACGATGGACAGGAAAATTAAAAGCCCCAAAAACAGGAAAATTTAATATTGGTATTGAAGGTAATGACGGTTACCGTATGTATTTAGATGGTAAACTGATTATTGATAATTGGCAAAAACAATCGTACACTACTATTTTAAAAGAATTTTCTTTTGAAGAAGGCAAAGAATACGATATTAAAATTGAGTTTTTTGAGTCCGCAGGAAATGCAAAATTCAAACTAGTTTGGGATGCTTTTATTGAAAATAATTGGGAACAACAAATAGCCGAAGCTGTAGAAAAAGTAAAAAAAAGTGATGTAGCAGTTGTTTTTGCAGGTATTCACGAAGGAGAATTTCAAGATAGAGCTTTGTTAGCATTACCAGGGCACCAAGAGGCGCTTATTAAAGCAGTTGCAAAAACAGGAAAACCAACTGTAGTTGTTTTAATTGGTGGAAGTGCTATTACTATGGCAAACTGGATAAACGATGTTGATGGTATAATTATGGCGTGGTATGCTGGTGAAAATGGAGGAAATGGTTTTGCTGATATTCTTTTTGGAGATGAAAATCCAGCAGGTCGTTTACCAATAACTTTTCCTGTAGATGAAGCACAATGTCCATTGTATTATAACAATAAACCAACAGGTAGAGGTGATAATTATCACAACTTAACTGGGCAACCATTATTTCCGTTTGGTTATGGATTAAGTTATACTTCTTTTGAATATTCTAATTTAGAATTTAGTAAAAATACTATTGCAGCAAATGAAACAGTACAGATAACGTGTACCATTAAAAATAAAGGGGATGTTGCTGGTGACGAGGTGGTACAATTATATATCCGTGATGAGTTAGCGTCTGTTTCACGTCCAATAAAAGAACTAAAAGGTTTTAAACGTATAAATTTAAAAGTTGGGGAATCTAAAAAAGTAACTTTTGAATTAGGCCCTGAAGAATTATCGATGTTAGATAAAGATTTAAAAAGATTGGTTGAGGCTGGTGATTTTAGAATTATGATCGGAGCTTCATCAAAAGATATCCGTTTAAGAAAAATTTTAACTGTAAAATAA
- a CDS encoding beta-N-acetylhexosaminidase: MKKLLLFIAIFIFSIEGKAQERESTFIPQPESVVFTSGGFKLNEDTQVFIPKKYSKDLKAVIVSEIVKDTQLNLTVNTGRVKVSSNYIVFQIVKNASIKAEGYVLEITPSKITVKATDYAGLFNGFQTLRQAIPVSSDLETAIPSMIVVDNPRFNWRGVMFDVSRHFQPKAFVLKQIDVLSSYKINKLHLHLTDDQGWRIEIKKYPKLTKIGAWRADRTGIPWWSREAATAKEPKTVGGFYTQEDLKEIIAYAKIRNVEIIPEIDVPAHSKALIAAYPHLFCYDNPTANFEVAVGGKASDNALCAGKETTYNFLEDVIKEVADLFPSKYLHIGGDECNKSNWKKCPYCQKVKGEHHLADEEELQSYFIQRMHKIVTAQNKIMIGWDEVLSGNGVKGATIMAWRRGKHTPELQAPREGYPTIMTSYLHSYISQVQGPIFMEPEGPNVVLPLSKVYNHEPIPKELTTEEASRVMGNETCLWGEFTPTEEHFEYMLYPRTLASAEVSWSAPKVKSWKRFQKALETSHFKRLERNKVNVSKSMFTVYPAFAIDQLHNQAIVYLETETEGYSIYYTTNGDDPTINATKYEGNFKVKLKSLLKAGLFNKEGHLLGEITEIRLK; this comes from the coding sequence ATGAAGAAACTATTATTATTTATCGCAATTTTTATTTTTTCTATAGAAGGAAAAGCTCAAGAAAGAGAGAGCACATTTATTCCTCAACCAGAATCTGTAGTATTTACTTCTGGAGGATTTAAATTAAATGAGGATACGCAGGTTTTTATTCCTAAAAAATATAGTAAAGATTTAAAAGCTGTTATAGTTTCAGAAATAGTAAAAGATACTCAGTTAAACCTAACTGTAAATACAGGTCGTGTAAAAGTAAGTTCAAACTATATTGTTTTTCAAATAGTAAAAAATGCTTCCATAAAAGCAGAAGGTTATGTTTTAGAAATTACACCATCAAAAATTACAGTTAAAGCAACTGATTATGCTGGTTTGTTTAATGGTTTTCAAACCTTAAGACAAGCAATTCCTGTGAGTTCAGATTTAGAAACTGCAATACCGAGTATGATTGTAGTTGACAACCCAAGGTTTAATTGGAGAGGTGTTATGTTTGATGTGTCACGTCATTTTCAACCTAAAGCTTTTGTTTTAAAGCAAATAGATGTACTGTCTTCATATAAAATAAATAAACTGCATTTACATTTAACAGATGATCAAGGTTGGAGGATTGAAATAAAAAAATACCCTAAACTTACAAAAATAGGCGCTTGGAGAGCCGATAGAACAGGGATACCTTGGTGGAGTAGAGAAGCGGCAACAGCTAAAGAGCCTAAAACTGTTGGAGGTTTCTATACACAAGAAGATTTAAAAGAAATTATAGCGTATGCTAAAATTAGAAATGTAGAAATTATACCAGAAATAGATGTTCCAGCGCATAGTAAAGCGCTTATAGCTGCATATCCACATTTATTTTGTTATGATAATCCAACTGCAAATTTTGAAGTTGCTGTTGGAGGTAAAGCATCTGATAATGCATTGTGTGCAGGTAAAGAAACAACGTATAATTTTTTAGAAGATGTTATAAAAGAAGTGGCAGATTTATTTCCATCTAAATATTTACATATTGGTGGAGACGAATGTAATAAGAGTAATTGGAAAAAATGTCCGTATTGTCAAAAAGTGAAAGGAGAGCATCATTTAGCGGATGAAGAAGAGTTACAAAGTTATTTTATTCAAAGAATGCATAAAATTGTAACTGCCCAAAATAAAATAATGATTGGTTGGGACGAAGTTTTAAGTGGTAATGGAGTAAAAGGAGCAACAATTATGGCTTGGCGTAGAGGAAAGCATACTCCAGAATTACAAGCGCCAAGAGAAGGGTATCCAACAATTATGACTTCTTATTTACATTCTTATATTAGTCAAGTACAGGGGCCAATATTTATGGAGCCTGAGGGGCCAAATGTAGTGTTGCCTTTATCTAAAGTTTATAATCATGAGCCTATTCCCAAAGAGCTAACAACTGAAGAAGCTTCAAGAGTTATGGGGAATGAAACTTGTTTATGGGGAGAGTTTACTCCTACAGAAGAACATTTTGAATATATGTTATATCCAAGAACATTGGCAAGTGCAGAAGTATCTTGGAGTGCGCCAAAAGTAAAAAGTTGGAAACGTTTTCAGAAAGCATTAGAAACTTCACATTTTAAAAGGTTAGAACGTAATAAAGTTAATGTGTCTAAAAGTATGTTTACGGTGTATCCTGCATTTGCAATAGACCAATTGCATAATCAAGCAATAGTATATTTAGAAACAGAAACTGAAGGTTATTCTATTTATTATACAACTAATGGAGATGATCCAACAATAAATGCTACTAAATACGAAGGTAATTTTAAAGTAAAACTAAAATCACTTTTAAAAGCAGGTTTGTTTAATAAAGAAGGACATTTATTAGGAGAAATAACTGAAATAAGATTAAAATAA
- a CDS encoding glycoside hydrolase family 95 protein, which yields MIKIFNFFKFVITCSICVFITKVQAQDTFKLSYNKPAELWTEALPIGNGSLGAMIFGGVTEEHIQFNEETLWAGKPHDYSHKGASNYLAEIRQLLTEGKQLEAQKLAQKEFMSEPLKQVPYQPFGDLYIAFKNHNNYSNYKRELDIEQAISKVSYTVNGVTYKREVFSSFPNQVIAVNLTSSKSKALNFDLWLDALHEDKLVKTNGDSQTLEVQVKDGALRGVATLKVYTNGTIETVNGKLQITNASKATIYLTAATNYINFNDVSGNPNKISEEILANVSSKIYKKVKKEHIKDYQSLYNRFKLDFGNNGKSANTTDKRIYDFWKEPNDPQLVSLYVQYARYLMISSSRPGTKPPTLQGLWNNKMNPPWFSSYTTNINLEMNYWPVEVANLSECHEPLFSFIEDLSKTGKKVAKEHYNAAGWIAHHNIDIWRGAAPVNASHHGIWQGAAGWLSSHIWEHYLFTQNKSFLKENYHLMKDAALFYSQVLYEDPNTGYLISSPSNSPEIGGLVAGPTMDHQIIRALFKSIIEAAEILDTDQEFSKELTLMLPKIAPNKIGKHGQLQEWLEDKDDPENHHRHVSHLWAVYPGNGINYEETPDLMEAAKQSLEYRGDNGTGWSLAWKINFWSRFRDGNRAYKLLHRLLSPAEHEERNVGGGSYPNLFDAHPPFQIDGNFGGASGILEMILQSHLNKIELLPALPDALSEGNVSGIVARGGFELAFKWKDSKLQEVEIISKKGLPCTLEYNGETIKFDTKIGKKYTFNGSLNKK from the coding sequence ATGATTAAAATTTTCAACTTTTTTAAATTCGTTATAACGTGTAGTATATGTGTTTTTATAACAAAAGTACAAGCTCAAGACACATTTAAATTATCTTATAACAAACCTGCAGAATTATGGACCGAAGCATTACCAATAGGTAATGGTAGTTTAGGAGCTATGATTTTTGGAGGCGTAACAGAAGAACATATTCAATTTAATGAAGAAACACTGTGGGCGGGTAAACCTCATGATTATTCACATAAAGGAGCGAGTAATTATTTAGCAGAAATAAGACAATTACTAACTGAGGGGAAACAATTAGAGGCTCAAAAACTAGCTCAAAAAGAGTTTATGAGTGAACCTTTAAAGCAAGTTCCTTATCAACCATTTGGAGATTTATACATTGCTTTTAAAAACCATAACAATTACTCTAATTACAAAAGAGAATTAGATATTGAACAAGCAATAAGTAAAGTTTCTTATACTGTAAATGGTGTAACTTATAAAAGAGAAGTTTTTTCAAGTTTTCCAAATCAAGTTATAGCGGTTAATTTAACTTCAAGTAAATCAAAAGCATTAAATTTCGATTTATGGTTAGATGCACTTCACGAAGATAAATTAGTGAAAACTAATGGAGATTCGCAAACTTTAGAAGTTCAAGTTAAAGATGGAGCTTTAAGAGGTGTTGCTACTTTAAAAGTATATACAAACGGTACTATTGAAACTGTAAACGGAAAGCTTCAAATTACAAACGCATCTAAAGCAACTATTTATTTAACAGCTGCTACAAACTATATTAACTTTAATGATGTTTCTGGAAATCCTAATAAAATTTCAGAAGAAATTTTAGCGAATGTTTCATCAAAAATATATAAAAAAGTTAAAAAAGAGCATATAAAAGATTACCAATCGCTATACAATCGGTTTAAATTAGATTTTGGTAACAATGGAAAATCTGCAAATACAACCGATAAAAGAATCTATGATTTTTGGAAAGAACCTAATGATCCACAATTAGTTTCATTGTATGTGCAATATGCACGTTATTTAATGATTTCAAGTAGTCGTCCAGGAACTAAACCACCAACACTTCAAGGACTTTGGAATAATAAAATGAATCCGCCATGGTTTAGTAGTTATACCACCAATATTAATTTAGAAATGAATTATTGGCCAGTAGAGGTTGCAAATTTAAGTGAATGCCATGAACCTTTGTTTAGTTTTATTGAAGATCTTTCAAAAACAGGGAAAAAAGTAGCTAAAGAACATTATAATGCAGCAGGTTGGATAGCACATCATAATATAGATATTTGGAGAGGTGCTGCTCCAGTAAACGCATCACACCACGGTATTTGGCAAGGTGCTGCAGGTTGGCTAAGTTCTCATATTTGGGAACATTACTTGTTTACGCAAAACAAGTCCTTTTTAAAAGAGAATTACCATTTAATGAAAGACGCAGCACTGTTTTACTCTCAAGTTTTATACGAAGATCCAAACACAGGATACTTAATAAGTTCACCTTCAAATTCACCAGAAATAGGAGGTTTAGTTGCTGGGCCAACAATGGATCATCAAATTATTAGAGCTTTGTTTAAGAGTATTATTGAGGCTGCTGAAATTTTAGATACCGATCAAGAATTTTCTAAAGAGTTAACGTTAATGCTTCCTAAAATTGCTCCAAATAAAATTGGTAAACATGGACAATTACAAGAGTGGTTAGAAGATAAAGATGATCCAGAAAATCACCACAGACATGTTTCTCATTTATGGGCAGTATATCCTGGAAATGGAATTAATTATGAAGAAACACCAGATTTAATGGAAGCTGCAAAACAATCTTTAGAATATAGAGGAGATAACGGTACAGGTTGGAGTTTGGCCTGGAAAATTAATTTTTGGTCGCGCTTTAGAGATGGAAATAGAGCTTATAAATTATTGCATAGATTGCTAAGTCCTGCAGAACATGAAGAACGAAATGTAGGAGGGGGTTCATATCCAAACCTTTTTGATGCACACCCACCATTTCAAATAGATGGTAATTTTGGAGGTGCTTCAGGAATTTTAGAAATGATATTACAAAGTCATTTAAATAAGATAGAATTATTGCCAGCCTTACCAGATGCGTTATCAGAAGGAAATGTATCGGGTATTGTTGCCAGAGGTGGTTTTGAGTTAGCATTTAAATGGAAAGATTCTAAGTTGCAAGAAGTGGAAATTATCTCTAAAAAAGGACTTCCATGTACTTTAGAATATAATGGAGAGACGATTAAATTTGATACCAAAATAGGAAAAAAATACACATTTAATGGTTCTTTAAATAAAAAGTAA